In the Sorghum bicolor cultivar BTx623 chromosome 4, Sorghum_bicolor_NCBIv3, whole genome shotgun sequence genome, TTAAGGTGCATTTTTATTTGCAGGTATTATTGCAGGAAGGGGTCAACCTCACAGACTAGTAAGCCTGCCCAGTCTTGTTCACAGCACAGAGATGGAAATCAAATTATCAGAACCTTTTGTTTCATTCAAGTCCAACCACTCCTCCTAAATCCACCGCTGCTCACCTTACTGCAGGATGCTACAAGAAGAGCTCTTGCCCACCAAACTCTGCTACTCAGGACATCACAATATTCGGCGCGCTGCTTGTGGTACTACACTACACCGCTAGCACAGTGCATAGCGATGATCGATATTCTCTTCTAGCTAGTCCAATGCAAGCAAGGTTGTCATTgcccctttcttcttcttcttcttctgcagGTTGCGTCCTGTCTAGTCCTTCTGATCATCTACAACTTCTCGGGCCAAATCCTGACCAACCGCGAGAAGAGGCAAGCGAAATCTCGAGAGGCCGCCGCAAGGCATGCTCGAGAGACCGCACAGGCTCGAGAGAGGTGGAAGTCAGCTAAAGACGTCGCCAAGAAGGCGGGCGTGGGTCTGCAGTCGCAGCTGTCCCGCACCTTCTCGCGCAAGAAGGCTGGGCAGGCACAGCCCGGACCGTCCAAGGTAGGAGACGCAGCTGGGAAGAAGAATAATCTCACTGAAATGGTTCGCTCCATCGAGGATAACCCGGAGAACGATGAGGGTTTCAACCTGGAGGTAGGAGACAAGGCCCTGAAAAAGCCGACGGGGAAACAGATGCACACCCGGAGCCAGATCTTCAAGTACGCGTATGGTCAGATCGAGAAGGAGAAGGCGATGCAGCAGGAGAACCATAACATGACCTTCTCAGGCGTGATATCCATGGCACAAGACCACGATGTCAGTTCGAGACCATCCATCGAGATCGCCTTCAAGGACCTGACTCTGACATTGAAGggcagcaagaagaagctcttgAGATCAGTGACAGGGAAGCTCTCGCCTGGTAAGGTAGCTGCCGTCATGGGCCCGTCCGGCGCAGGGAAAACCACGTTTCTGAGCGCCATTGCCGGTAAGGCAACTGGGTGTGGAACATCAGGCCTGGTGTTGATAAATGGCAAGATCGAACCGATTCGAGGGTACAAGAAGATCATTGGCTTTGTTCCCCAAGATGACATCGTCCATGGCGACCTAACTGTTGAAGAAAACCTCTGGTTCAATGCAAGATGCAGGTACCTACAGTTCCCTTTTCACTAGTTGTCGTTGTCGATCGATCAACTCACGTACATGCATATATATGATAAACTAACTGATGCGTCTCAGGCTGTCAGGAGACATGTCAAAAGCCGACAAGGTCCTCGTCGTGGAAAGGGTCATCGAGTCCCTTGGGCTGCAGCCAATTCGAGATTCTTTGGTTGGGACGGTGGAGCAGCGTGGCATCTCTGGCGGCCAGCGCAAGAGAGTCAATGTCGGCCTCGAGATGGTGATGGAGCCATCGGTGCTCATCTTGGATGAGCCCACGTCTGGTTTGGACAGCGCCTCCTCCCTGCTTCTGCTCCGCGCCCTTCGTCGTGAAGCTCTCGAAGGCGTAAACATCTCCATGGTTGTCCATCAGCCAAGGTTGGTCTCCGAATCTGAATGTGTTTCtggttgatgatgatgatgataaccaATCAATGCATGACTGAtgcttgtgtgtgtgtgtgtgtgtgttgcttCTTCAGTTACACTCTCTACAGAATGTTTGATGACCTGATACTTCTAGCCAAAGGGGGCATGACGGTGTACCACGGGCCAGTGAAGAAGGTGGAGGAGTACTTCACAGGGCTGGGCATCGTGGTTCCAGAGCGGGTGAACCCACCAGACTACTACATCGACATCTTGGAGGGCATTGTGAAGCCCAACTTAAGCCCAGGTGTCAGTGTCAAGGATCTGCCCATCAGATGGATGGTGCACAATGGCTACGATGTCCCGCGGGATATGCTGCAGAGCTCTTCACAATCAGAGTCCACGTCCAGGGGAAGCATGGATCATGCTTCCAGCCACGACGACGCAGGGCCATCCGTTGTTTCACTTCTCTGGGGCAATTTCAAGGATATCCTCGGCCAGAAGAAGGATGAGTATGATTACAACAAGACTTCAGAGGATTTGTCCAAACGTAAGACTCCCGGCATCCTCAGGCAGTACAGATACTTCCTAGGAAGGTAAAAGGCCCTCTCCCTCTTGTCTTGCTGCCAAACTAGCTAGACTACTCCATGGGTTATGATGGAGCCATTCATTCTTTCTTTCTTCAGGTGTGGCAAGCAGAGGCTCCGTGATGCGAGGATACAAGGAGTCGACTACTTGATCCTTTGTCTCGCCGGTATATGCCTGGGAACACTAGCCAAAGTGAGCGACGAGACGTTTGGGGCGCTGGGATACACTTACACTGTCATTGCTGTCTGTAAGTATGAAATGCTCCCCTCAACAATGTTGTTGTCTGTGTTTTCTGATGAATAGCACGCTTCAGCCAAGTGACTGGTGCATTGCAGCTCTGCTCTGCAAGATCGGAGCCCTGAGATCCTTCACGCTGGACAGGATAAACTACTGGAGGGAGAGAGCCTCCGGGATGAGCTCCCTGGCCTACTTCATGTCCAAGGACACCATAGATCACTTCAACACCATTGTTAAGCCCATCGTCTACCTCTCCATGTTCTACTTCTTCAACAACCCAAGGTCGTCCATCTGGGAGAACTACATCGTCCTCCTCGCGCTCGTCTACTGCGTCACTGGGATCGGTTACACCTTCGCAATCTTCTTCCAGCCAGGCTCTGCACAGCTGGTGAGTCATCTTGTGTGTGCTTTTTACTTAGAGCCAGAGCTATCCTAATAATAACACATATCTTGTCCTTGCAGTGGTCTGCCTTGCTTCCAGTGGTTTTGACTCTGATAGCAACTCAGCAGAAGGACACGATCCTTGCCGATCTGTGCTACACAAAGTGGGCTCTGGAAGCCTTTGTCATTGCAAACGCTCAGAAGTATGTATGGCTCAGCTCATCCTGTTTGATGACTAGCATATATATGGATTCAGATTCAGCCGGCCATAGCAACACCGCAACCTGATAAAAACACACCATTTCTGTTTTCTCTCTTGTTGCAGCTATTCCGGAGTGTGGCTAATAACACGGTGTGGCTCGCTGGTCAGGAACGGCTACGACATTGAGCATGAGGCTCTCTGTATAGGGGTCCTCATTGCTAATGGGATACTCTTCCGCTGTGTAGCATTCTTCTGCATGGTCACCTTCCAGAAGAACTAAAAAAGTCAAGGAAAACCCCCCATGAACTTTCTATGCCCATGTAGCAGGTCCGTTTCCTTAATTTCAGTGTGATAGGATTGTAGATTAGACTCCCTCTTGGTACAGTCCCAGGTGTAGATGAGGAGAGATTCTTGAATAGCAATCAACTATCAGGGTTCAGGGATGCCCTAAATTACAGAggcattttttttcattttcaggCTAGCTGAAACATCAGGGTTCACTTGCTTACCATCAATGTAAATTTGATATGCAAATTCAGTGTATGTATGAGTACGACAAC is a window encoding:
- the LOC8055320 gene encoding ABC transporter G family member 28, with protein sequence MACWVAAALHLLLLCNAAAAARAAVALFAAAGNGTPMPPRLSFAETTAAAGTGDYDDGTTGDKGSQEIVGSPIVAGAMSDRLRALTSSFAAAIGKKLDYCIKDTETEWNQAFDFSKDTTFLTNCMKETKGDLQQRICTAAEMRFYFDSLMGGDDTAETNYVRPNVNCNRSSWIDGCEPGWACSAGPDQKIDLQNSKDIPYRPIKCQMCCPGFFCPHGLTCMIPCPLGAYCPRSSLNTSTGICDPYNYQPPPGNPNHTCGAADIWADVVTADDIFCPPGFYCPSTIQKLPCSSGYYCRKGSTSQTRCYKKSSCPPNSATQDITIFGALLVVASCLVLLIIYNFSGQILTNREKRQAKSREAAARHARETAQARERWKSAKDVAKKAGVGLQSQLSRTFSRKKAGQAQPGPSKVGDAAGKKNNLTEMVRSIEDNPENDEGFNLEVGDKALKKPTGKQMHTRSQIFKYAYGQIEKEKAMQQENHNMTFSGVISMAQDHDVSSRPSIEIAFKDLTLTLKGSKKKLLRSVTGKLSPGKVAAVMGPSGAGKTTFLSAIAGKATGCGTSGLVLINGKIEPIRGYKKIIGFVPQDDIVHGDLTVEENLWFNARCRLSGDMSKADKVLVVERVIESLGLQPIRDSLVGTVEQRGISGGQRKRVNVGLEMVMEPSVLILDEPTSGLDSASSLLLLRALRREALEGVNISMVVHQPSYTLYRMFDDLILLAKGGMTVYHGPVKKVEEYFTGLGIVVPERVNPPDYYIDILEGIVKPNLSPGVSVKDLPIRWMVHNGYDVPRDMLQSSSQSESTSRGSMDHASSHDDAGPSVVSLLWGNFKDILGQKKDEYDYNKTSEDLSKRKTPGILRQYRYFLGRCGKQRLRDARIQGVDYLILCLAGICLGTLAKVSDETFGALGYTYTVIAVSLLCKIGALRSFTLDRINYWRERASGMSSLAYFMSKDTIDHFNTIVKPIVYLSMFYFFNNPRSSIWENYIVLLALVYCVTGIGYTFAIFFQPGSAQLWSALLPVVLTLIATQQKDTILADLCYTKWALEAFVIANAQNYSGVWLITRCGSLVRNGYDIEHEALCIGVLIANGILFRCVAFFCMVTFQKN